From Paenibacillus sp. V4I7, one genomic window encodes:
- a CDS encoding response regulator: MYSVLIVDDEPEIRQGLRLKIDWESLGLSIVGEAGNGAEAVAWLTNHPVDIVITDMNMPMMDGVSFLEACHEHYPSLRLIVITGYEDFHYAKAAIRTQARDYLLKPVTQDELREAMLKVIYELDVQRNERDQQVMMEWRLSQYYKEMKEHFIVHLVKEELAREATIREKAKLFQLDTWEECRVCFLTAGFMERTGDAGRLERSPDKLRLPFEMVCREVAEIIPGQIQVFRDANYIGLMHFIAVASNTNLDHLVDTLRIAVTDHLGYQPVISIGKTVIGLNQWKDGYLSSLLEWNLKGNKDAQTLSNLSTPEAVLSEETNKVMQRYLARGELAAFEQAIHKELNEAFAASQARFVKLIFQLYLMLDTLAYAARITLDNGEQLWIRPEQVWGFDTAAKAKQFLYNLAHKIVSTGNDPVGDELSMIQAAEQFIHDNYMYDINLTMLAERFNYNSSYFSEMFKAKAGKTFIQYITDVRMAKAVQLLEETMLSLWDIAELTGFSNASYFSSKFKRTYGMPPSDYRLRKASEKIDNQVPKK, encoded by the coding sequence ATGTATAGTGTACTCATAGTCGATGATGAACCCGAAATTCGGCAAGGGCTTAGACTCAAAATTGACTGGGAAAGTCTCGGGTTGTCCATCGTAGGGGAGGCGGGAAACGGGGCAGAGGCTGTAGCATGGTTGACGAATCATCCAGTTGACATTGTAATTACAGATATGAACATGCCCATGATGGATGGGGTATCCTTTTTGGAGGCATGCCATGAGCACTATCCTTCTTTAAGGCTGATCGTCATTACAGGCTATGAAGATTTTCATTATGCCAAGGCAGCTATTCGTACTCAGGCGAGGGATTATTTGCTGAAGCCAGTCACGCAAGATGAACTCAGAGAAGCTATGCTAAAGGTTATCTATGAGCTCGATGTGCAGCGAAATGAGCGCGATCAGCAAGTTATGATGGAGTGGCGGCTTTCGCAATATTATAAAGAAATGAAAGAGCATTTTATCGTTCATCTAGTTAAAGAGGAATTGGCACGGGAAGCAACGATTAGGGAGAAGGCTAAGTTGTTTCAATTGGATACCTGGGAGGAATGCCGTGTTTGTTTCCTTACAGCGGGATTCATGGAACGCACGGGTGACGCGGGGCGATTAGAGCGTTCACCGGACAAGCTGCGGCTGCCGTTTGAAATGGTTTGCAGGGAAGTTGCAGAGATCATCCCTGGTCAAATTCAAGTTTTCCGCGATGCGAACTATATCGGATTAATGCATTTTATAGCTGTGGCGTCGAATACAAACCTAGATCACTTGGTCGATACGCTTCGCATTGCCGTGACTGATCATTTGGGATATCAGCCAGTGATTAGCATCGGTAAGACGGTTATTGGGCTTAATCAGTGGAAGGATGGTTATTTGTCTTCACTTTTGGAGTGGAATTTGAAGGGCAATAAAGATGCACAAACCCTGAGCAATCTATCAACGCCAGAGGCTGTACTCTCAGAGGAAACGAATAAGGTCATGCAGCGTTACTTGGCTCGTGGAGAGCTTGCTGCTTTCGAACAGGCGATTCACAAAGAATTGAATGAAGCTTTCGCAGCATCGCAAGCCAGATTCGTTAAACTTATTTTTCAACTATATCTCATGTTGGACACGCTTGCCTATGCGGCTCGCATTACCTTGGATAACGGAGAACAGCTGTGGATTCGTCCCGAGCAGGTATGGGGGTTCGATACGGCAGCTAAAGCAAAGCAGTTTTTATATAACCTGGCACACAAAATTGTCAGCACCGGTAATGATCCTGTCGGAGATGAACTTTCCATGATACAAGCAGCTGAGCAATTCATTCATGATAACTATATGTACGATATTAATTTGACCATGTTGGCCGAACGCTTTAATTATAATTCTTCGTATTTCTCCGAAATGTTTAAAGCCAAAGCCGGAAAAACGTTCATTCAATACATCACAGATGTGCGTATGGCAAAAGCTGTACAGCTGCTTGAAGAAACGATGCTGAGCTTATGGGATATCGCTGAACTGACAGGCTTCTCGAATGCCAGCTACTTCAGTTCTAAGTTTAAACGCACGTATGGGATGCCGCCATCTGATTATCGTCTTCGCAAAGCATCTGAAAAAATTGATAATCAAGTGCCGAAGAAATAG
- a CDS encoding carbohydrate ABC transporter permease has translation MSSLGKTALSRQNRTAYLFLLPWLVGFFCLTLGPMLGSLYLSFTKFNLLNAPRWLGLDNYVQIFNEDDSFYHSMGLTFQYALLSVPLRLIFALIVALALNKGIRALGVYRTVYYIPSLLGGSVAIAIVWRKIFDGDGLFNQFLSWFGIQGPSWVAHPDYILSTIITLSVWQFGSAMVIFLAGLKQVPADLYEASQVDGAGKVRQFFRITLPLLSPVIFFNLVMSIINSFQVFTPGYVIGDGRGGPLNSTLFYTLYLYLKGFSFFDMGYASALAWIMLVVIGVLTAIVFVTSKYWVFYGDGKDERG, from the coding sequence ATGTCATCATTAGGTAAAACCGCCCTTTCGCGGCAAAATCGCACAGCCTATTTATTCCTATTGCCTTGGTTAGTTGGTTTTTTCTGCTTAACATTGGGGCCAATGCTGGGTTCGCTGTATCTATCCTTTACGAAATTTAATTTATTGAATGCCCCCAGGTGGCTAGGACTTGACAATTATGTGCAAATTTTTAACGAAGATGACTCCTTTTATCACTCAATGGGATTAACCTTTCAATACGCCCTATTATCTGTGCCCCTAAGACTTATTTTCGCATTAATAGTGGCCTTGGCGCTGAATAAAGGGATTCGTGCACTTGGGGTTTATCGGACGGTTTATTACATTCCCTCCTTGCTTGGGGGTAGCGTTGCGATCGCTATCGTTTGGAGGAAAATATTCGATGGGGATGGATTATTCAATCAATTCCTAAGTTGGTTTGGTATTCAAGGGCCATCTTGGGTGGCTCACCCGGACTACATTTTGTCCACAATCATCACTTTATCAGTATGGCAATTTGGATCGGCCATGGTCATCTTTCTCGCAGGTCTGAAGCAAGTGCCTGCTGATCTTTATGAAGCTTCGCAAGTGGACGGAGCTGGCAAGGTAAGGCAGTTTTTTCGAATAACGCTTCCGCTGCTATCCCCTGTTATTTTTTTCAACCTAGTGATGAGCATTATTAATTCATTCCAAGTTTTCACACCCGGTTATGTCATAGGAGATGGTCGTGGAGGACCGTTAAACTCCACTTTATTTTACACCTTGTATTTATATTTGAAAGGATTTTCCTTTTTCGATATGGGATACGCCTCTGCGCTTGCTTGGATTATGCTTGTTGTAATCGGTGTGCTAACGGCCATTGTATTTGTGACATCGAAGTATTGGGTATTCTATGGGGACGGCAAGGATGAAAGGGGATGA
- a CDS encoding carbohydrate ABC transporter permease, translated as MSLNTNYTKLLKHLLIIAFGLLMLYPVLWLLSSSFKPNQLIFSDTSLWPKKVTFDNYMNGWKGLQGTTFGRFFLNSAQISVLSVLGNIITCSFAAYAFARLEFRFKKLWFSLMLVTIMLPYHVTLVPQYIIYNKIEWINTYLPLIVPKWLAHDSFFILLMVQFIRGIPKELDESATIDGCGQGQIYFRIIMPLLVPALITTAIFTFIWTWDDFFSQMIYLNNIKLFTVQLGIRSLFDPSGESDWGALLAMSVLSLVPIMTIFLSFQKYFLEGIATTGLK; from the coding sequence ATGAGTTTGAACACGAACTACACCAAACTGCTGAAGCATCTGTTGATTATCGCTTTTGGCTTGTTGATGCTCTATCCAGTCTTATGGCTGCTTAGCAGTTCCTTTAAGCCGAATCAATTGATATTCTCAGATACAAGTCTTTGGCCTAAGAAAGTGACATTTGACAATTATATGAACGGTTGGAAAGGGCTGCAGGGCACAACGTTTGGTCGTTTCTTCCTGAATTCAGCTCAAATCTCGGTTCTCTCCGTCCTAGGCAACATTATCACATGCTCCTTTGCCGCCTATGCGTTTGCACGGTTAGAATTTAGATTCAAAAAGCTTTGGTTTAGCCTAATGCTGGTCACTATTATGCTTCCGTACCATGTCACTTTAGTTCCTCAATACATTATTTATAACAAGATTGAATGGATCAACACGTATTTACCGTTGATCGTACCGAAATGGTTAGCGCACGATTCGTTTTTCATCTTACTCATGGTTCAGTTCATTCGAGGAATTCCGAAGGAATTGGACGAAAGCGCAACCATTGATGGCTGCGGGCAAGGCCAGATTTATTTTCGCATCATTATGCCTCTTCTTGTTCCTGCTTTAATCACAACCGCTATTTTCACGTTCATCTGGACATGGGACGATTTTTTCTCGCAAATGATTTACCTCAACAATATCAAGCTGTTTACCGTTCAGCTCGGAATTCGCTCGTTATTTGATCCATCCGGAGAATCCGATTGGGGAGCGCTGCTCGCAATGTCCGTTCTTTCGCTAGTTCCGATCATGACGATTTTCCTCTCATTCCAGAAGTACTTTCTTGAGGGAATTGCGACCACTGGACTTAAATAA
- a CDS encoding ABC transporter substrate-binding protein, giving the protein MKKRFAITTLAMLMAVTTACSSGTGIGSSSPNAAATSAAKETSKAEPVELRVMWWGDQKRADRTNEALRKFEEKNPNIKIVGEFAPSSGYFDKLNTQLASGTAPDAFFLGGNVVDYANKNVLLELDPFMGKELDLNDMDKSMIQYGTLKGKLLHISAGANARGIVVNTELFKKAGIPVPQDGWSWEDYARISKEVTDKLGKDVFGTYNFTVDGMDIYLKQRGKQLYDMDNAKLGFEQKDAEEWFTLWDTMTKTGGVVTPALQVSNPPADTSKSLVVTGKVAMSLLASNQLGAHQNLIPDKLALVQLPRGPKGTGVVFESSQGLSGYAKTKHPKEVAMLMNYWINDPDAAKILGNDRGVPVTSKMRDLLKKDANPVEQVIYDYTSRVSAATNKEPFAISYNPPGNTEYTKLIETTVQEIGFGKKDVKKGAEDFFNGTVKIFNNNK; this is encoded by the coding sequence ATGAAAAAACGCTTTGCGATAACAACACTTGCCATGCTGATGGCCGTTACAACGGCTTGTTCTTCAGGGACCGGCATTGGAAGCAGCTCTCCAAACGCAGCAGCTACAAGCGCAGCTAAAGAAACCTCAAAGGCAGAGCCAGTAGAGTTAAGAGTGATGTGGTGGGGTGACCAAAAGCGAGCAGATCGCACCAATGAGGCACTTCGCAAGTTCGAGGAGAAAAACCCGAATATCAAAATTGTCGGTGAATTTGCACCGAGTTCAGGTTATTTCGATAAGCTAAATACGCAGTTGGCTTCGGGTACTGCGCCAGATGCGTTTTTCCTCGGAGGGAACGTAGTCGATTATGCGAATAAAAACGTGCTGCTTGAACTGGATCCATTCATGGGGAAAGAGCTTGATTTAAACGATATGGACAAATCGATGATCCAATATGGCACGCTCAAAGGTAAACTGCTTCACATCTCTGCCGGAGCTAACGCACGTGGTATCGTCGTTAATACGGAGTTGTTCAAAAAAGCAGGCATTCCGGTTCCGCAAGATGGCTGGTCTTGGGAGGATTATGCACGAATCAGCAAAGAAGTTACGGATAAACTCGGTAAAGATGTTTTCGGGACATATAATTTTACGGTAGACGGTATGGATATTTACCTGAAACAAAGAGGCAAACAGCTCTACGATATGGATAACGCGAAGCTAGGCTTTGAACAGAAGGATGCGGAAGAGTGGTTCACTTTATGGGATACGATGACAAAAACAGGCGGGGTTGTAACACCAGCTTTGCAAGTATCCAATCCGCCTGCAGATACAAGTAAATCACTCGTTGTAACAGGCAAAGTAGCGATGAGCTTACTCGCCTCCAATCAACTGGGCGCTCATCAAAACCTGATCCCAGACAAGCTGGCACTTGTTCAACTGCCTCGCGGACCGAAAGGGACCGGCGTTGTTTTCGAATCGAGTCAAGGGTTATCGGGTTATGCGAAAACGAAGCATCCAAAGGAAGTTGCAATGCTCATGAACTATTGGATCAATGATCCGGATGCGGCGAAAATTCTTGGTAATGATCGTGGTGTTCCTGTGACTTCCAAAATGCGGGATCTTCTGAAGAAGGATGCCAATCCGGTTGAGCAGGTCATCTATGATTACACAAGCCGCGTTTCGGCAGCGACTAATAAAGAGCCGTTTGCGATCAGTTATAACCCTCCAGGCAATACGGAATATACGAAACTGATTGAAACAACTGTGCAGGAAATTGGCTTTGGTAAAAAAGATGTGAAAAAGGGCGCTGAGGATTTCTTTAACGGAACCGTAAAAATTTTCAACAATAACAAATAA
- a CDS encoding MurR/RpiR family transcriptional regulator, whose translation MLKGGLVSIEAAMGSLKPMERRAAQYIMGHPEQVVSLSVQKLAEFAGVSEATIVRLSRSLHCKGFQELKLRIAGDLTQSSLPTESYQEIRTDGSIVDLIKSVSNNNIVSIQDTLTVLSPESVEKAINSLSSARKVGVFGVGASAVIAKDFMQKLTRINRWCEIGTGFDAQATIAANLIPGDVVFGISYSGQTEDMIRALAVAKNNGASVITLTRFGANPVSDLADIQLFISTLEKSIRSGAMASRISQLNVIDILYAGIAGRHYEESIKSLEKTRQAVMVGKRNG comes from the coding sequence ATGTTAAAAGGTGGATTAGTAAGTATAGAAGCGGCTATGGGGAGCTTAAAGCCTATGGAGCGCAGGGCTGCACAATATATAATGGGGCATCCGGAACAGGTAGTCAGTCTTTCCGTTCAGAAGCTGGCAGAGTTTGCTGGCGTAAGTGAAGCAACGATTGTTAGGCTTTCACGCTCCCTTCACTGCAAAGGATTTCAAGAGTTGAAGCTTAGAATCGCTGGTGATTTAACACAATCATCGCTACCTACAGAATCGTATCAAGAAATCCGTACCGACGGATCGATCGTAGATCTCATTAAATCAGTATCCAATAACAATATTGTTTCTATTCAAGATACTTTGACGGTGCTCTCTCCGGAAAGTGTGGAAAAAGCCATTAATTCGCTGAGCAGCGCAAGAAAAGTCGGCGTGTTCGGCGTAGGTGCATCGGCAGTTATCGCGAAGGATTTCATGCAAAAGCTAACGCGTATTAATCGTTGGTGTGAAATCGGCACCGGGTTTGATGCTCAAGCAACCATTGCAGCCAATCTAATTCCTGGTGACGTTGTCTTCGGAATTTCCTATTCAGGCCAAACCGAAGACATGATTCGTGCACTGGCCGTCGCTAAGAATAATGGTGCCTCGGTCATTACGCTGACCCGATTCGGAGCCAATCCGGTATCGGATCTTGCAGATATACAGTTGTTTATAAGTACCTTAGAAAAGAGTATCCGCAGCGGGGCGATGGCCTCAAGGATTTCTCAACTGAATGTAATCGATATTTTGTACGCCGGAATTGCTGGCCGACATTATGAGGAAAGCATCAAATCTCTGGAAAAGACGCGACAAGCCGTCATGGTGGGGAAACGCAATGGATAA
- a CDS encoding serine hydrolase yields the protein MDKVDRLVEGWVRDGLLPGAVLDITVTNRFRFQKSYGLYSDGTRELPIQLNTMFDIASLTKITVTLPSILVLVAQGKLSLDSSVQAYLPAFRHPQITLRHLLMHASGLPPDLPYLPRKAARPSLIEEILAQELLFQPGKDKLYSDLGMILLGIIVERVSGEPLDRFVKQHIFDPLDMRHAIFNPSSELQDRIAATELVDGAYIIGEVHDEKSYHLGGVTGSAGLFATADDLARYAAWWLQPEQWGIVPPSLMRETTAAPARGRGLGWEVKHDPANVPSCGESWPAGSFGHTGFTGTSLWIEPEHGISVVFLTNAVHLGRDNKIRELRPILHEAVLSSYQS from the coding sequence ATGGATAAAGTGGATCGCTTAGTGGAAGGATGGGTGCGCGATGGGCTCTTGCCCGGCGCTGTGCTCGATATTACTGTAACGAACCGATTTCGATTCCAAAAATCATACGGGTTATACTCAGACGGCACAAGGGAGCTTCCGATCCAGCTGAACACCATGTTCGACATCGCATCCCTTACGAAGATTACCGTAACGCTTCCATCGATTCTCGTTCTAGTGGCACAAGGGAAGCTGTCGCTGGATAGCTCCGTGCAGGCTTACTTGCCTGCATTCCGACATCCGCAAATCACACTGCGTCATCTATTGATGCATGCGTCTGGGCTGCCGCCGGATTTACCTTATCTTCCGCGCAAAGCAGCAAGGCCAAGTCTCATCGAGGAAATTCTCGCGCAAGAGCTTTTATTTCAGCCAGGTAAGGACAAGCTGTATAGTGATCTCGGTATGATCCTCCTTGGGATCATTGTAGAACGTGTGTCTGGCGAGCCGCTGGATCGCTTTGTTAAGCAGCATATATTCGATCCACTTGATATGCGGCATGCGATATTTAACCCAAGCTCCGAACTTCAAGATCGCATTGCTGCAACCGAACTGGTAGATGGAGCTTATATCATCGGCGAAGTTCACGATGAGAAGAGCTACCACCTTGGCGGTGTTACCGGCAGCGCGGGATTATTCGCAACAGCGGACGACCTTGCACGCTATGCGGCATGGTGGTTGCAGCCGGAACAGTGGGGTATCGTTCCGCCATCGCTGATGCGAGAAACCACGGCGGCTCCCGCACGTGGCCGCGGACTTGGCTGGGAGGTCAAGCATGATCCAGCAAACGTTCCGAGCTGCGGAGAAAGCTGGCCTGCGGGTAGTTTCGGTCATACAGGTTTTACTGGAACGAGCTTGTGGATTGAGCCCGAACATGGCATCAGTGTCGTATTTCTTACCAATGCGGTTCACTTGGGTCGAGATAACAAGATCCGGGAGCTGCGTCCAATTTTACATGAAGCGGTTTTGTCCTCATATCAATCTTGA
- a CDS encoding ABC transporter substrate-binding protein, which yields MKRLFSGALLTMVAASSMLVACSNNSATPSTTPGGANTAPTAAPQEKVKLTMGSWRTEDAEAYTKIIAEFKKNNPNIDIEFKPIKNTEYNTALNTGLQSGNGPDIIHLRPYAAGAALADAGYLEPLTSVKGMDVFSKDTLLAATGTDGKVYGVPTVFSSTQVFYNKKIFQKYNLTEPKTWDELLKTADTLKSNKVTPFAFGSKEGWILSLTQGTLAPSVYGTDFIKKILAGEANFKSPEYVSSIKMLKDMTPYFPDNYVGIGMDDMRNMFVSEQAAMMVMGDWEYAVMKKTNPDLQMDVFPVPPMKADGKATVTTWVDGSFSVNAKSAHKAEALKFMEFLTTKEFGALAVNELQKPSTIPGVAANDPLVAKIAKNADTISTPYASVVYFNAGNPTTKSTLENSIQGMYLNKLTPEQVTEEVQKSADTWFKPKK from the coding sequence ATGAAACGTTTATTCAGTGGGGCATTATTAACTATGGTCGCTGCTTCTTCCATGCTTGTCGCTTGCAGCAACAATTCCGCAACTCCTAGCACGACTCCTGGTGGAGCAAATACGGCACCAACGGCAGCACCTCAGGAAAAAGTGAAGTTGACAATGGGCAGCTGGCGTACGGAAGATGCGGAAGCTTACACTAAAATCATAGCTGAATTTAAGAAAAACAACCCGAACATTGATATCGAATTCAAGCCGATTAAAAATACGGAATACAACACAGCCCTAAACACAGGTCTGCAAAGTGGAAATGGCCCTGATATTATTCATCTTCGTCCTTATGCTGCAGGTGCTGCTTTGGCAGATGCAGGTTACTTAGAGCCGCTAACAAGCGTCAAAGGAATGGATGTATTCTCGAAGGACACTTTGCTGGCCGCTACAGGAACAGATGGTAAAGTTTACGGCGTACCGACTGTATTCAGTTCGACGCAAGTTTTTTACAACAAGAAAATCTTCCAAAAATATAATCTGACAGAACCAAAAACGTGGGATGAGCTGTTGAAAACGGCGGATACTTTGAAGAGCAATAAAGTAACTCCTTTTGCTTTCGGTTCTAAGGAAGGTTGGATTCTTTCCCTGACCCAAGGTACACTCGCACCTTCCGTCTACGGTACAGATTTCATTAAGAAGATACTTGCCGGAGAAGCGAATTTCAAAAGCCCGGAATATGTAAGTTCGATTAAAATGCTCAAAGATATGACCCCGTACTTCCCAGATAATTATGTAGGGATTGGTATGGACGATATGAGAAACATGTTTGTTTCCGAGCAAGCAGCTATGATGGTCATGGGTGATTGGGAATATGCCGTCATGAAGAAAACGAATCCAGATCTGCAAATGGATGTATTCCCTGTTCCTCCGATGAAGGCAGATGGCAAAGCAACGGTTACGACTTGGGTAGACGGCTCTTTTTCAGTGAATGCGAAATCTGCTCATAAGGCGGAAGCTCTGAAATTTATGGAGTTCTTGACAACGAAAGAGTTCGGCGCGCTTGCTGTAAATGAACTGCAAAAACCAAGCACTATCCCAGGTGTAGCGGCGAATGACCCGCTTGTAGCCAAAATTGCTAAAAATGCAGATACGATTTCTACACCTTACGCTTCCGTTGTCTATTTCAATGCAGGCAACCCTACGACCAAATCTACTTTAGAAAACTCAATTCAAGGCATGTATTTGAACAAATTGACTCCAGAGCAAGTGACGGAAGAAGTTCAAAAGAGCGCAGATACATGGTTCAAGCCTAAGAAATAA